The Chitinimonas arctica region AGTGAGAAATATCAAAGTAGAAGGAAACCATACCGGCGAATACCTGCTGTCGGAAGGCCAAGGCAATATCTCCAGGGAGGCGATTGTAGTCGCGGCTGGGCCTTTCCTACCTGCCGGCCAAGTGCTGGGGATCAAGACCGTGGGCGGGGAGTACGTGCCCTACAATAATGCGGCTAACGATGGTAGCGAAGTGGCTGTGGGCATCCTGTATGCGCCAT contains the following coding sequences:
- a CDS encoding head decoration protein, translated to MRNIKVEGNHTGEYLLSEGQGNISREAIVVAAGPFLPAGQVLGIKTVGGEYVPYNNAANDGSEVAVGILYAPLPESIVPRRAVGHVRLCEVSAERLTGLDVAGRADLKARNVIVR